GTAAAATGACTCAGGAACAAATCGCACTGGAAGCAGATATGGCCACCAGCAATGTGTCACGTATAGAAAAAGGTTTGCGCCAACCATCACAAAAAGTGCTTTGGAAACTGGCAAAAGCACTCAATACCAAACCCTCGATTATCTACGCTGCCAGCGAACAAGCTCCAGGTGATATCGTAAACTTCCTACTCAATGCACAAAATACTCCAAGCGAAAAAAGCCCTTTTCCCAAACCTAATGAAAAAAAGTGTGGCGACATTATTATCAGTAAAGACGCCCAGCTCATTTTAAAACTTTACAGTGAACTCACACCTAACAATAAATCACTCTTATTGGAACAATTAAAAACCCTTCATAAATGGCAAGACAAGTAGGTCTCATGATTGTTAAGGAAGCTACTGAAGGCATACCAAAGGCGCTACATACTCTAATTTCAGTAGATCAAAATAATTCTGTCCCAACGCAATGTTGCGAAATGCCTCATCGTTCAAATATTGGTGAATACGTCCCGTTACCTCTAATTCTTGTTGGTAAACCTCGAAGCGATTATTACGAAATGCAACGAAATCTGACCCAGGTAAAATACGATCAGA
The window above is part of the Marinomonas sp. THO17 genome. Proteins encoded here:
- a CDS encoding helix-turn-helix domain-containing protein, coding for MKIGQVIKVLRLQRKMTQEQIALEADMATSNVSRIEKGLRQPSQKVLWKLAKALNTKPSIIYAASEQAPGDIVNFLLNAQNTPSEKSPFPKPNEKKCGDIIISKDAQLILKLYSELTPNNKSLLLEQLKTLHKWQDK